One genomic region from Diabrotica undecimpunctata isolate CICGRU chromosome 9, icDiaUnde3, whole genome shotgun sequence encodes:
- the LOC140451369 gene encoding glycogen synthase kinase-3 beta-like: MSGRPRTTSFAEGNKQALNPPIGDMKISSGGYIGKDGSKVTTVVARPGQGPDRPQEVSYTDTKVIGNGSFGVVYQAKLCDTFELVAIKKVLQDKRFKNRELQIMQKLEHCNIVKLKYYFYSSGDKKDEVYLNLVLEYIPETVYKVARHYSKAKHTIPIIHIKLYMYQLFRSLAYIHSLGICHRDIKPQNLLLDPETGVLKLCDFGSAKHLVKGEPNVAYICSRYYRAPELIFGAIDYTTKIDVWSAGCVLAELLLGLPIFPGDSGVDQLVEIIKVLGTPTKEQIKEMNPNYTEFKFPQIKSHPWQQVFRARTPPEAIELVARLLEYTPSSRISPLQACAHSFFNELREPNTRLPNGNKLPPLFNFTEQELSIQPTLNSILLPRGTQEAANPQESSSAASQEALEATATLQAAAASGIA, from the coding sequence ATGAGTGGCCGACCAAGAACTACTTCTTTTGCAGAAGGTAATAAGCAAGCATTGAATCCACCTATAGGTGATATGAAAATTAGCAGTGGAGGTTATATAGGGAAAGATGGAAGTAAAGTGACGACTGTAGTGGCGAGGCCTGGTCAAGGGCCCGATCGACCTCAGGAAGTATCTTACACTGACACCAAAGTCATTGGAAATGGCAGTTTTGGAGTTGTGTATCAGGCTAAATTGTGTGACACTTTTGAGTTAGTAGCTATTAAGAAAGTTCTGCAAGATAAGAGGTTTAAAAACAGAGAGTTACAAATTATGCAGAAATTAGAACATTGCAACATAGTGAAACTTAAATATTACTTTTACTCTAGTGGAGATAAGAAGGATGAAGTGTATCTCAATTTGGTTCTGGAGTACATCCCTGAAACAGTGTATAAAGTGGCAAGGCATTACAGTAAGGCTAAACATACAATACCAATCATCCATATAAAGTTATATATGTACCAATTATTTCGTTCATTAGCCTACATTCATTCATTAGGTATATGTCATAGGGATATAAAACCACAGAACTTGTTGTTAGATCCAGAGACTGGAGTGTTAAAATTGTGTGATTTTGGAAGTGCAAAACACCTTGTCAAAGGTGAACCTAATGTAGCTTATATTTGCAGTAGATATTATAGGGCACCAGAGTTAATTTTTGGTGCTATTGATTACACCACTAAAATTGATGTGTGGAGTGCAGGCTGTGTTTTGGCAGAGCTTTTATTAGGTCTGCCCATATTTCCTGGTGATTCAGGAGTAGACCAGTTAGTGGAGATTATCAAGGTATTGGGAACACCTACCAAAGAACAGATCAAGGAAATGAATCCCAACTACACAGAGTTCAAGTTTCCTCAAATCAAATCACACCCTTGGCAACAGGTATTCAGAGCTAGAACACCACCTGAAGCAATTGAACTAGTAGCAAGATTATTAGAGTATACCCCTTCTTCTAGAATTAGTCCATTACAGGCTTGTGCACATTCTTTCTTCAATGAACTTAGAGAACCAAATACTCGACTTCCAAATGGAAACAAGCTAccacctttatttaattttactgaaCAAGAATTAAGCATTCAACCAACATTGAACAGTATACTGTTGCCAAGAGGTACACAAGAGGCAGCTAATCCTCAAGAGAGTTCATCAGCTGCTAGTCAGGAAGCCTTGGAGGCAACAGCAACTCTCCAAGCAGCAGCTGCTTCTGGTATAGCTTAG